A single region of the Streptomyces sp. NBC_01262 genome encodes:
- a CDS encoding DUF362 domain-containing protein codes for MADVIPAVTVTDRCAGCGACLLTCPTHAIRPDGGSLYVLAELCTGCLECIDVCPVDAIDETTSSHGGAL; via the coding sequence GTGGCAGACGTGATCCCGGCGGTGACCGTCACCGACCGCTGCGCCGGCTGCGGGGCGTGCCTGCTGACCTGCCCTACGCATGCCATCCGGCCGGACGGCGGAAGCCTGTACGTCCTCGCGGAGCTGTGCACCGGATGCCTGGAGTGCATCGACGTGTGCCCGGTCGACGCCATCGATGAAACGACCAGCAGTCACGGAGGAGCCCTATGA
- the cobJ gene encoding precorrin-3B C(17)-methyltransferase: MIGLIAATAAGQRGCERLAAAWPDRTRVYDGPVREAVTAAFAECEQLVCFLATGAAVRLVAPLLADKASDPGVVCVDEAHRYAVALLGGHGGGANDLAAAVSDILGTAPVVTTATDAVGASGLDTLGLPVEGAIAAVSRAMLDGEPVAMRADAVWPLPALPANVGEAGEAEIRVTDLVVPAGERTAVLRPASLVVGVGGSRGVAAEEVLGLVREALEGAGLSARSVAALATVEAKADEAGIVAAAERLNVPLLTYAAGTLAGIEVPNPSAAPLAAVGTPSVAEAAALAAAGQGGELVVQKRKSAMATAAVARRRPRGRLAVVGLGPGARDLLTPRAREELRRAAVVVGLDQYVDQIRDLLRPGTRILESGLGAEEERARSAVAEARAGYAVALIGSGDAGVYAMASPALAEASADIDVVGVPGVTAALAAAAILGAPLGHDHVSISLSDLHTPWEVIERRVRAAAESDLVVTFYNPRSRGRDWQLPKALAILGEHRTPQTPVGVVHAASRPDERSEVTTLAALDVTTVDMVTVVTVGNTATREVAGRMVTPRGYRWQT, encoded by the coding sequence GTGATCGGCCTGATAGCCGCCACCGCGGCGGGACAGCGCGGCTGCGAACGACTCGCCGCCGCCTGGCCGGACCGTACGCGCGTGTACGACGGCCCGGTGCGTGAGGCCGTGACGGCCGCGTTCGCCGAGTGCGAGCAGCTGGTCTGCTTCCTGGCTACCGGCGCAGCCGTACGGCTCGTCGCCCCGCTGCTCGCCGACAAGGCGAGCGACCCGGGGGTGGTGTGCGTGGACGAGGCGCACCGGTACGCGGTGGCGCTGCTGGGCGGGCACGGGGGCGGGGCGAACGACCTGGCGGCGGCGGTGTCGGACATCCTCGGGACGGCGCCGGTCGTCACGACGGCGACGGACGCGGTGGGCGCGTCGGGCCTGGACACGCTGGGTCTCCCCGTGGAGGGGGCGATCGCGGCGGTGAGCCGGGCGATGCTGGACGGGGAGCCGGTGGCGATGCGGGCGGACGCGGTGTGGCCGCTGCCGGCGCTGCCGGCGAACGTGGGGGAGGCGGGGGAAGCCGAGATCCGGGTGACGGACCTTGTCGTGCCGGCCGGGGAGAGGACCGCCGTGCTGCGGCCCGCGTCGCTCGTGGTCGGGGTCGGCGGGAGCCGGGGCGTGGCGGCGGAGGAGGTGCTCGGGCTCGTACGGGAGGCGCTGGAGGGGGCTGGGCTGTCGGCCCGGTCCGTCGCGGCGCTGGCGACGGTGGAGGCCAAGGCGGACGAGGCCGGGATCGTGGCGGCGGCGGAGCGGCTGAACGTACCGCTGCTCACGTACGCCGCCGGGACGCTGGCCGGGATCGAGGTGCCGAATCCGTCCGCCGCACCGCTCGCGGCGGTCGGGACGCCGTCCGTGGCGGAGGCGGCGGCGCTGGCGGCGGCGGGGCAGGGCGGCGAACTGGTCGTCCAGAAGCGGAAGTCCGCGATGGCCACGGCCGCCGTGGCACGGCGGCGTCCACGCGGGCGGCTCGCGGTGGTGGGGCTCGGCCCCGGCGCGCGCGACCTGCTGACGCCCCGGGCCCGTGAGGAGCTGCGCCGGGCGGCGGTCGTGGTCGGCCTGGACCAGTACGTCGACCAGATCCGTGATCTGCTCCGCCCCGGCACCCGGATCCTGGAATCCGGCCTCGGCGCGGAGGAGGAGCGGGCCCGCAGTGCGGTGGCCGAGGCCCGTGCGGGGTACGCCGTCGCCCTTATCGGCAGCGGTGACGCCGGGGTGTACGCGATGGCCTCCCCCGCCCTGGCCGAGGCGAGCGCCGACATCGACGTCGTCGGGGTGCCCGGGGTGACGGCGGCGCTGGCGGCCGCCGCGATCCTGGGGGCGCCGCTCGGGCACGACCATGTGTCGATCAGCCTGTCCGACCTGCACACCCCGTGGGAGGTCATCGAGCGGCGCGTACGGGCGGCGGCCGAGTCCGATCTCGTCGTCACCTTCTACAATCCCCGCAGCCGCGGCCGGGACTGGCAGCTCCCGAAGGCCCTCGCCATCCTCGGCGAGCACCGCACCCCGCAGACCCCGGTCGGCGTCGTCCACGCCGCGTCCCGCCCGGACGAGCGCAGTGAGGTGACGACCCTTGCCGCGCTCGACGTGACGACGGTCGACATGGTCACCGTCGTCACGGTCGGCAACACGGCCACCCGCGAGGTCGCGGGCCGCATGGTCACCCCCCGCGGCTACCGGTGGCAGACGTGA
- the cbiE gene encoding precorrin-6y C5,15-methyltransferase (decarboxylating) subunit CbiE, with product MITVIGTGTGTAVPAVPADATLVVGARRHIDAAALPPGAERIVLGPLAPALDAVEEHVAKDGRVVVLASGDPGFFGIVRALAERFGAAALDVRPASPSVAMAFARLGLTWDDAVVVSAHGRDPRTAVNVCRAHPKTAVLTGPGAGPGELGAALAGAGIERALVVAAALGTPEESVERLSPAQAAARDWSGVGVSVVLCLDERRALAPAARTVAGAPPAPAGWALPEEAFAHRDSMVTKYEVRALALARLGPRTGELVWDIGAGSGSVAVECARFGAAVVAVERAADGVERIRDNAVAHGVDVQVVHGSAPSVLDALPEPDAVFVGGGGGDLAAIVAASALRARRVVVVTLAAIDRVAEVRAALSGAGLVVDGVLLQSSRLAPLPGGVSRLAATNPVFVLWGERVSSPTPPPDPRSSNAGRAEISQDSEGATT from the coding sequence GTGATCACGGTCATCGGTACCGGGACAGGGACTGCCGTTCCCGCGGTCCCGGCTGACGCCACGCTCGTCGTCGGCGCCCGGCGGCATATCGATGCCGCCGCGCTCCCCCCGGGCGCCGAGCGGATCGTCCTCGGGCCGCTCGCCCCGGCCCTCGACGCGGTCGAGGAGCACGTCGCGAAGGACGGCCGGGTGGTCGTCCTCGCTTCCGGCGATCCCGGGTTCTTCGGGATCGTACGAGCCCTGGCCGAGCGCTTTGGCGCAGCCGCGCTGGACGTCCGGCCGGCGTCCCCGTCGGTGGCCATGGCCTTCGCCCGGCTCGGGCTGACCTGGGACGACGCGGTCGTGGTGAGCGCCCACGGGCGCGATCCGCGTACGGCGGTCAACGTCTGCCGGGCGCACCCCAAGACGGCCGTCCTGACCGGGCCGGGCGCCGGGCCCGGCGAGCTGGGCGCGGCGCTGGCCGGCGCCGGCATCGAGCGGGCGCTTGTGGTCGCGGCGGCGCTCGGGACGCCCGAGGAGTCGGTCGAGCGGCTCTCCCCGGCGCAGGCGGCGGCCCGGGACTGGTCGGGGGTCGGCGTGAGCGTCGTGCTGTGCCTCGACGAGCGCCGCGCGCTCGCTCCCGCCGCGCGTACGGTCGCCGGTGCCCCGCCCGCTCCGGCGGGGTGGGCGCTGCCGGAGGAGGCCTTCGCCCACCGCGATTCCATGGTCACCAAGTACGAGGTCCGGGCGCTGGCCCTGGCCCGGCTCGGGCCGCGTACGGGTGAGCTGGTGTGGGACATCGGCGCGGGGTCTGGGTCGGTGGCGGTGGAATGCGCGCGGTTCGGCGCGGCGGTGGTCGCGGTCGAGCGGGCTGCTGACGGCGTCGAGCGGATCCGGGACAACGCGGTCGCCCATGGGGTCGATGTCCAGGTGGTCCATGGGTCCGCGCCATCGGTTCTGGACGCGCTGCCGGAGCCGGACGCGGTTTTTGTCGGCGGGGGTGGGGGTGACCTGGCGGCGATCGTCGCGGCATCCGCCCTGCGGGCGCGGCGGGTTGTCGTGGTCACGCTCGCGGCGATCGACCGGGTGGCGGAGGTCCGGGCGGCGCTGTCCGGGGCGGGGCTGGTGGTGGACGGTGTGCTGCTGCAGTCCTCGCGGCTCGCGCCGCTTCCGGGTGGGGTGAGCCGACTGGCGGCGACCAACCCGGTGTTCGTGCTCTGGGGTGAGCGGGTTTCGTCCCCCACCCCGCCCCCAGACCCCCGGTCCTCAAACGCTGGACGGGCTGAAATCAGTCAAGACTCTGAAGGAGCAACAACGTGA
- a CDS encoding cobalt-precorrin-5B (C(1))-methyltransferase yields MSDTPYEEPPLREPDLPRTAKVRPKALRTGWTTGTCASAAARAAALHLVTGTPQPWVEVGLPSGRRVTFAVERSAELRAGRTEAVVVKDAGDDPDVTHGARLTATVSWRDEPGIGLHGGVGVGVVTKPGLGLEVGGPAINPTPRAMITQAVGEVVDLAVRGVEVTISVPDGEQRAKKTTNAKLGILGGISILGTTGIVRPFSTASWRASVEQAVAVAAAQGEPAVVLCTGGRTEKGAMELLPQLPPVCFIEVGDFTGAALRRALELGVGRVVFVGMAGKLTKLASGVLMTHYTRSKVNTEVLADITRAVGGDSALADEVAAANTARHAYELWDAAGLLAPAGLELCRRVADVMERFTDRRVAAEAAMVDFTGREVIARWGEGLLS; encoded by the coding sequence TTGAGCGACACACCGTACGAGGAACCGCCGCTGCGCGAGCCCGATCTGCCGCGCACCGCCAAGGTGCGTCCCAAGGCGCTGCGTACGGGCTGGACGACCGGCACCTGCGCGTCGGCGGCCGCCCGGGCGGCGGCGCTGCACCTGGTGACGGGAACGCCCCAGCCGTGGGTGGAGGTCGGGCTGCCGTCGGGGCGGCGGGTGACGTTCGCGGTGGAGCGGTCGGCGGAGCTGCGGGCCGGGCGTACGGAGGCGGTGGTGGTGAAGGACGCCGGGGACGACCCGGACGTCACGCACGGCGCGCGGCTGACGGCGACGGTGAGCTGGCGGGACGAACCCGGGATCGGGCTGCACGGCGGCGTCGGGGTCGGGGTCGTGACGAAGCCGGGGCTGGGGCTGGAGGTCGGCGGTCCGGCGATCAATCCGACGCCGCGCGCGATGATCACGCAGGCGGTGGGCGAGGTCGTGGACCTGGCGGTGCGCGGGGTCGAGGTCACGATCAGCGTGCCGGACGGCGAGCAGCGGGCGAAGAAGACCACCAACGCCAAGCTCGGCATCCTGGGCGGGATCTCGATCCTCGGCACGACCGGGATCGTGCGGCCGTTCTCCACCGCCTCCTGGCGCGCGAGCGTCGAGCAGGCGGTGGCGGTGGCCGCCGCCCAGGGCGAGCCGGCGGTGGTGCTGTGCACCGGGGGCCGTACGGAGAAGGGCGCGATGGAGCTGCTGCCGCAGCTGCCGCCGGTGTGCTTCATCGAGGTCGGCGACTTCACGGGGGCCGCACTGCGACGGGCGCTGGAACTGGGGGTCGGGCGGGTCGTGTTCGTCGGCATGGCGGGCAAGCTGACCAAGCTCGCGTCGGGCGTGCTCATGACGCACTACACCCGCTCGAAGGTCAACACGGAGGTCCTGGCCGACATCACGCGCGCGGTGGGCGGGGACAGCGCGCTGGCGGACGAGGTCGCGGCCGCCAACACCGCACGCCACGCGTATGAACTGTGGGATGCGGCGGGGCTGCTGGCCCCGGCCGGGCTTGAGCTGTGCCGCCGGGTCGCCGATGTCATGGAGCGCTTCACCGACCGGCGGGTCGCGGCCGAGGCGGCGATGGTGGACTTCACCGGGCGTGAGGTCATCGCCCGTTGGGGTGAGGGGTTGTTGTCGTGA
- the cobM gene encoding precorrin-4 C(11)-methyltransferase has product MTGKTGKVTFVGAGPGAADLLTFRAAKAIADADIVIWAASLVQAEVLEHAREGAEILDSATMSLEDVVAVYERAQRDGLKCARIHSGDPALWGGTQEQVDRCLAMGVDIEIVPGVSSFSAVAAIAQRELTIPEVAQSVILTRLGGGKTPMPPGEEVREFARHGTTMALFLSAARSGQLVTELLEGGYPADTPVVVAYQATWPEELILRCDIATLEATVKEHKFWKHTLFLVGPALSATGTRSHLYHPGHFHGYRRADPVARRALKESRG; this is encoded by the coding sequence GTGACGGGCAAAACGGGCAAGGTGACGTTCGTCGGGGCCGGTCCCGGCGCCGCCGATCTGCTGACCTTCCGTGCGGCGAAGGCCATCGCGGACGCGGACATCGTGATCTGGGCGGCGAGCCTGGTGCAGGCCGAGGTGCTGGAGCATGCCCGCGAGGGTGCGGAGATCCTGGACTCGGCGACGATGTCGCTGGAGGACGTGGTCGCGGTCTACGAGCGTGCGCAGCGCGACGGTCTGAAGTGCGCGCGGATCCACTCCGGCGACCCGGCGCTGTGGGGCGGTACGCAGGAGCAGGTGGACCGGTGCCTGGCGATGGGCGTCGACATCGAGATCGTGCCGGGGGTTTCGTCGTTCTCCGCAGTGGCCGCCATCGCGCAGCGCGAGCTGACGATTCCGGAGGTCGCGCAGTCCGTGATCCTGACCCGGCTGGGCGGCGGGAAGACGCCGATGCCGCCGGGCGAGGAGGTCCGGGAGTTCGCGCGGCACGGGACGACGATGGCGCTGTTCCTGTCGGCCGCCCGGTCCGGCCAGCTCGTGACGGAGCTGCTGGAGGGCGGCTATCCGGCCGACACGCCGGTCGTCGTCGCGTATCAGGCGACCTGGCCGGAGGAGCTGATCCTGCGCTGCGACATCGCGACGCTGGAGGCCACGGTCAAGGAGCACAAGTTCTGGAAGCACACCCTCTTCCTGGTCGGCCCCGCTCTGTCGGCGACCGGGACGCGCTCGCACCTGTACCACCCGGGCCACTTCCACGGCTATCGCAGGGCCGATCCGGTGGCGCGCCGCGCGCTCAAGGAGTCGCGCGGCTGA
- the cobI gene encoding precorrin-2 C(20)-methyltransferase has protein sequence MSSRLIGVGVGPGDPELVTVKGVNALRMADVVVVPVMDSGERGRAEATVLHYVPGEKVVRVVFALNERSDRARREAAWDAAGAKVAELLHAHDVVAFATIGDPNVYSTFTYLAQTVAELVDGVVVESVPGITAMQDLAARSGAVLAEGTEPLTLVPVTAGAAVLKEALEGPGTVVAYKFGRLAEEVATALRETGRTEGAVWGSALGLDEEAIRPASALLDGPLPYLSTLIAPASRDSRGGKL, from the coding sequence ATGAGCAGCCGTCTGATCGGGGTGGGGGTCGGCCCGGGCGATCCGGAGCTGGTGACGGTGAAGGGCGTGAACGCGCTGCGCATGGCGGATGTCGTGGTGGTGCCGGTCATGGACAGTGGCGAGCGCGGCAGGGCCGAGGCGACGGTGCTGCACTACGTGCCCGGGGAGAAGGTCGTACGGGTGGTGTTCGCGCTGAACGAGCGCAGCGACCGCGCGCGGCGGGAGGCGGCGTGGGACGCGGCGGGGGCGAAGGTGGCCGAACTGCTGCATGCGCATGACGTGGTGGCGTTCGCGACGATCGGGGATCCCAACGTCTATTCGACGTTCACCTACCTCGCGCAGACCGTCGCGGAGCTGGTGGACGGCGTGGTCGTGGAGAGCGTGCCGGGGATCACGGCGATGCAGGACCTGGCCGCGCGCAGCGGGGCCGTGCTGGCCGAGGGGACCGAGCCGCTGACGCTGGTGCCGGTGACGGCGGGGGCGGCGGTGCTGAAGGAGGCGCTGGAGGGCCCCGGCACGGTGGTGGCGTACAAGTTCGGGCGGCTGGCGGAGGAGGTCGCGACGGCGTTGCGCGAGACGGGCCGTACGGAGGGTGCGGTGTGGGGGTCGGCGCTGGGGCTGGACGAGGAGGCCATCCGGCCGGCGAGCGCGCTGCTGGACGGACCGCTGCCGTATTTGTCGACGTTGATCGCGCCCGCGTCGCGGGACTCGCGAGGAGGAAAACTGTGA
- a CDS encoding cobyrinate a,c-diamide synthase: MVARLVIAAPASGSGKTTVATGLMAAFAEAGLDVSPHKVGPDYIDPGYHALATGRPGRNLDAYMCGPELVAPLFLHGARNADLAVVEGVMGLYDGASGEGELASTAHVAKLLRAPVVLVVDASSQSRSVAALVHGFASWDPEVRVAGVILNKVGSDRHEELLRAALDESGVPVLGALRRDGAVGAPSRHLGLVPVAERRAEAVESVRALAARVRAGCDLEGLLALARSAPPLAAEPWDPAVAVASNTGRAVVAIAGGSAFTFAYAEHAELLAAAGAEVVTFDPLRDEALPEGTAGIVIGGGFPEVYAPELSANEPLRKAVAAFNGPIAAECAGLLYLSRELDGKPMCGVLDATARMSDRLTLGYREAVAVSDSVLAVAGTRVRGHEFHRTVVDPGAGLAAAWGMTRPARRLEGFVQEGVHASYLHVHWAAEPSLARRFVERCEEV; this comes from the coding sequence GTGGTAGCCAGACTCGTCATCGCCGCGCCGGCCTCAGGCAGCGGCAAGACGACCGTCGCGACCGGCCTCATGGCGGCATTCGCCGAGGCCGGGCTCGACGTGTCCCCGCACAAGGTCGGACCGGACTACATCGACCCCGGCTATCACGCGCTCGCGACGGGCCGCCCCGGGCGCAATCTCGACGCCTACATGTGTGGGCCCGAGCTTGTCGCTCCGCTCTTCCTGCACGGCGCGCGCAACGCGGATCTCGCGGTCGTCGAGGGCGTCATGGGGCTGTACGACGGGGCCTCGGGGGAAGGCGAGCTGGCCTCCACCGCGCATGTCGCGAAGCTTCTGCGCGCACCGGTGGTGCTCGTGGTCGACGCCTCCTCGCAGTCCCGGTCGGTCGCCGCCCTCGTGCACGGCTTCGCCTCCTGGGACCCCGAGGTGCGGGTCGCGGGCGTCATCCTCAACAAGGTCGGCTCGGACCGGCACGAGGAGCTGCTGCGCGCCGCGCTCGACGAGAGCGGTGTCCCGGTGCTCGGTGCCCTGCGGCGCGACGGTGCGGTGGGCGCGCCCTCGCGCCACCTCGGGCTGGTCCCGGTCGCCGAGCGCCGGGCGGAAGCCGTGGAGTCGGTGCGGGCTCTGGCGGCGCGCGTGCGCGCCGGGTGCGACCTGGAGGGGCTGCTCGCGCTTGCGCGCAGCGCGCCCCCGCTTGCGGCGGAGCCGTGGGATCCGGCCGTTGCGGTGGCCTCGAACACCGGACGCGCTGTTGTCGCCATCGCAGGTGGCTCCGCCTTCACCTTCGCCTACGCCGAGCACGCCGAGCTGCTGGCCGCCGCCGGGGCCGAGGTCGTCACCTTCGACCCGCTGCGGGACGAGGCGCTGCCGGAGGGCACCGCCGGGATCGTCATCGGCGGCGGCTTCCCCGAGGTGTACGCACCCGAACTGTCGGCGAACGAGCCGCTGCGCAAGGCGGTCGCGGCCTTCAACGGCCCGATCGCCGCCGAATGCGCGGGCCTGCTCTACCTGTCCCGCGAGCTGGACGGCAAGCCCATGTGCGGCGTGCTGGACGCGACCGCGCGCATGTCGGACCGCCTGACCCTGGGCTACCGCGAGGCGGTGGCCGTGTCGGACAGCGTGCTGGCGGTGGCAGGGACCCGGGTGCGGGGGCATGAGTTTCATCGCACGGTGGTGGATCCGGGGGCCGGGCTGGCGGCAGCTTGGGGGATGACCCGGCCCGCGCGGCGGTTGGAAGGGTTCGTTCAGGAGGGTGTGCACGCCTCGTATCTGCATGTGCACTGGGCGGCGGAACCGTCGCTCGCCCGGAGGTTCGTAGAGAGGTGTGAGGAAGTATGA
- the cobO gene encoding cob(I)yrinic acid a,c-diamide adenosyltransferase yields MPQGQPSVVPEDGLTTRQRRNRPLVVVHTGIGKGKSTAAFGLALRAWNQGWPIGVFQFVKSAKWKVGEERALRVLGDSGEGGSVAWHKMGEGWSWVQRGMESSEEAAREGWEQVKRDLAAETYGLYVLDEFAYPMHWGWVDVDEVVAVLRDRPGTQHVVITGRNAPDKLIEAADLVTEMGKVKHPMDVGQKGQKGIEW; encoded by the coding sequence ATGCCGCAGGGACAGCCGAGTGTCGTACCGGAGGACGGACTGACGACGCGGCAGCGGCGGAATCGTCCGCTGGTCGTCGTGCACACCGGGATCGGGAAGGGCAAGTCCACCGCCGCCTTCGGGCTCGCGCTGCGGGCGTGGAATCAGGGCTGGCCGATCGGGGTGTTCCAGTTCGTGAAGTCCGCGAAGTGGAAGGTCGGCGAGGAGCGGGCGCTGCGCGTGCTCGGCGACTCCGGGGAGGGCGGCAGCGTCGCCTGGCACAAGATGGGCGAGGGCTGGTCCTGGGTGCAGCGGGGCATGGAGTCGAGTGAGGAGGCGGCCCGCGAGGGCTGGGAGCAGGTCAAGCGGGACCTGGCTGCGGAGACGTACGGGCTGTACGTGCTCGACGAGTTCGCCTACCCGATGCACTGGGGCTGGGTGGACGTCGACGAGGTCGTCGCCGTGCTCCGGGACCGGCCCGGGACGCAGCACGTCGTCATCACCGGGCGCAACGCCCCGGACAAGCTGATCGAGGCCGCCGATCTCGTCACCGAGATGGGCAAGGTCAAGCACCCGATGGACGTCGGCCAGAAGGGCCAGAAGGGCATCGAGTGGTAG
- a CDS encoding putative cobaltochelatase gives MSTPYPFTAIVGMDDLRLALLLNAVSPAVGGVLVRGEKGTAKSTAVRALSALIPELEVVPGCRFSCDPAGPDPACPDGPHAEAPGAARAARMVELPVGASEDRLVGALDIERALAEGVKAFEPGLLAAAHRGVLYVDEVNLLHDHLVDLLLDAAAMGASYVEREGVSVRHAARFLLVGTMNPEEGELRPQLLDRFGLTVEVAASRETDERVEVVRRRLAYDEDPAAFGAKWEAEEGALRARIAGARALLPSVRLGDGALRQIAATCAAFEVDGMRADIVMARTATALAAWAGRTEVLAEDVRQAALLALPHRRRRNPFDAPGLDEEKLDETLEQNKGEDPDPEPDPDSDYDPDPEPDGPDDGGGQPPEDGPGDTAPAPGGGAEQKPAPAGEPFKAKALTVPGLGDGTAGRRSRARTAHGRTTGARRPQGALGKLHLAATVQAAAPHQRARGRSGPGLVIRRDDLRQAVREGREGNLVLFVVDASGSMAARQRMSAVKGAVLSLLLDAYQRRDKVGLITFRGSGAELALPPTSSVEAGAARLGQLPTGGRTPLAAGLLKAREVLRVERLRDASRRPLLVVVTDGRATGGPEPVALASRAARLLAAEGTASVVVDCESGPVRLGLAGALALDLAGAAITLEELRADTVSALVRDVRRAA, from the coding sequence ATGAGCACCCCTTACCCCTTCACCGCCATCGTCGGAATGGACGACCTGCGGCTGGCGCTGCTGCTCAACGCGGTCTCCCCCGCCGTGGGCGGCGTGCTCGTGCGCGGCGAGAAGGGCACCGCAAAGTCCACCGCCGTGCGGGCGCTCTCCGCCCTCATCCCCGAGCTTGAGGTCGTGCCCGGGTGCCGGTTCAGCTGCGACCCGGCGGGGCCGGACCCGGCCTGCCCGGACGGGCCGCACGCGGAGGCTCCGGGGGCGGCGCGGGCCGCGCGGATGGTCGAGCTGCCGGTCGGGGCGTCGGAGGACCGGCTGGTGGGGGCGCTGGACATCGAGCGGGCGCTGGCGGAGGGCGTGAAGGCGTTCGAGCCGGGGCTGCTGGCGGCGGCGCACCGGGGGGTGCTGTACGTGGACGAGGTCAACCTGCTCCACGACCACCTGGTGGACCTGCTGCTGGACGCGGCGGCGATGGGCGCGTCGTACGTCGAGCGGGAGGGCGTGTCCGTGCGGCACGCGGCGCGGTTCCTGCTGGTCGGGACGATGAACCCGGAAGAGGGCGAGCTGCGGCCGCAGTTGCTGGACCGGTTCGGGCTGACGGTGGAGGTCGCGGCGTCGCGCGAGACGGACGAGCGGGTGGAGGTCGTGCGGCGGCGGCTCGCGTACGACGAGGACCCGGCGGCGTTCGGGGCCAAGTGGGAGGCCGAGGAGGGCGCGCTGCGCGCGCGGATCGCGGGGGCGCGGGCGCTGCTGCCGTCGGTGCGGCTGGGAGACGGCGCGCTGCGGCAGATCGCGGCGACGTGTGCGGCGTTCGAGGTGGACGGGATGCGCGCGGACATCGTGATGGCCCGTACCGCGACCGCGCTGGCGGCCTGGGCGGGGCGTACGGAGGTGCTGGCGGAGGACGTACGGCAGGCGGCGCTGCTCGCCCTGCCGCACCGCAGGCGCAGGAATCCCTTCGACGCGCCCGGGCTCGACGAGGAGAAGCTCGACGAGACGCTGGAGCAGAACAAGGGCGAGGACCCGGACCCGGAACCGGACCCGGACTCGGATTACGACCCGGACCCGGAGCCCGACGGCCCTGACGACGGTGGCGGGCAGCCGCCGGAGGACGGCCCCGGCGACACCGCCCCGGCTCCGGGCGGCGGCGCCGAGCAGAAGCCGGCCCCCGCCGGGGAGCCGTTCAAGGCCAAGGCGCTGACCGTGCCGGGGCTCGGGGACGGGACGGCCGGGCGCCGGTCGCGGGCGCGTACGGCGCACGGGCGGACGACGGGGGCCAGGCGGCCCCAGGGCGCCCTGGGCAAGCTGCACCTCGCGGCGACCGTGCAGGCGGCGGCGCCGCACCAGCGTGCGCGCGGGCGCAGCGGGCCGGGGCTGGTGATACGCCGGGACGACCTGCGGCAGGCCGTACGGGAGGGGCGCGAGGGCAATCTCGTGCTGTTCGTCGTGGACGCCTCCGGGTCGATGGCGGCGCGGCAGCGGATGAGCGCGGTCAAGGGCGCCGTGCTGTCGCTGCTGCTCGACGCGTACCAGCGGCGCGACAAGGTCGGCCTGATCACCTTCCGGGGCTCGGGCGCCGAGCTGGCGCTGCCGCCGACCTCCTCCGTGGAGGCGGGCGCGGCCCGGCTCGGGCAGTTGCCCACGGGCGGGCGCACCCCGCTGGCCGCCGGGCTGCTCAAGGCGCGCGAGGTGCTGCGGGTGGAGCGGCTGCGGGACGCCTCGCGGCGGCCGCTGCTCGTGGTCGTGACCGACGGGCGGGCGACCGGCGGGCCGGAGCCCGTCGCTCTGGCCTCGCGGGCGGCGCGGCTGCTGGCGGCCGAGGGCACCGCGTCGGTGGTCGTGGACTGCGAGTCGGGTCCGGTGCGGCTCGGGCTGGCGGGCGCGCTGGCGCTCGATCTGGCCGGGGCGGCGATCACCCTGGAGGAGTTGCGCGCGGACACCGTGTCCGCGCTGGTACGGGACGTACGGAGGGCCGCGTAA